In the genome of Drosophila yakuba strain Tai18E2 chromosome 3R, Prin_Dyak_Tai18E2_2.1, whole genome shotgun sequence, one region contains:
- the LOC6539050 gene encoding probable ubiquitin carboxyl-terminal hydrolase FAF isoform X1 codes for MTFDTRRHTTGQPGSTATSSSSSTTSTATTTTSPAQSAGSGSGTGTVSTSSLPGGGSGSLDGNQEQQPATGSQSSDDVAASLSANTVDSTITIVPPEKLISSFPTTKLRSLTQKISNPRWVVPVLPEQELEVLLNAAIELTQAGVDHDCEPCVEFYRNGLSTSFAKILTDEAVNSWKNNIHHCILVSCGKLLHLIAIHMQRDNPYLLDLLAIVFDPENKFNTFNAARQPECFAAPDCIWGQLDSNKMYARPPAEPKNARGWLVDLINRFGQLGGFDNLLERFNSGLELLKRNQNKCTGKNVGVEGSVENGAQDNRLTLALIHSLLRPFGQCYELLTPATIAKYFMPTWNVVLDLLDSFTDEELKREVKPEGRNDYINGIVKSARFLASRLSGQEELIRDLEMFRLKMILRLLQVSSFNGKMNALNEINKVLSSVAYYSHRSQPLPHCMPEDEMDWLTAERMAQWIKSSDVLGIVLKDSLHQPQYVEKLEKIIRFLIKEQALTLDDLDAVWRAQAGKHEAIVKNVHDLLAKLAWDFTPEQLDHLFEAFQASMTTANKRQRERLLELIRRLAEDDKNGVMAQKVLKLFWTLAHSQEVPPEVLDQALGAHVKILDYSCSQERDAQKTIWLDKCVGELKSGDGWVLPALRLIRDICCLYDTTPNHAPRTQTGTNRQQVIERLQNDYSLVILVTNSLTAYMERVRQMVTDSPGLEATKILIDGRFPHHAQIAERLEFLKFLLKDGQLWLCADQAKQIWHCLAVNAVFPADREECFRWFGKLMGEEPDLDPGINKDFFENNILQLDPHLLTESGIKCFERFFKAVNSKEDKLKAIHRGYILDNEDLIGKDYLWRVITTGGEEIASKAIDLFKEVSTALGPRLQENIAEFHEMFIGECCSRLRTHYGNIVILGKTQLQEELDAPDQSDNANDESKDSKMRFIEAEKMCRILKVLQEYVKECDRSFSGDRVHLPLSRVTRGKNTSLYIRFQNPGRPIDDMEIVTHSNETMAAFKRSLLKRIKGTSTTNIKVDLFYTNGEMIEVSDEINPLYQYTIRDKMILTAKLTPVGTGLASSPDSSSDSSTGSPPRPCPDMQRVESESTLPGVIISQNYQYTEFFLKLYQLGSDLEHGRLRDSAKVLLHLLPCDRQTMRQLQMMCKVPKAALTVAVAGEKIAKDEEEKPNPTEQTGTETEEEHCTPEQMFLHPTPAQVLYNLSVLHGLLIPALDPLGESALLVQSAWMHSGCAHFVLELLTKNNFLPSADMHTKRASFQCVLRLAKLFLYIVGSVLSRVGDEPMICDLDNGSRSQVDILKQNFSTMPNSSQGTLRAISAKLAVMLAREMLSASQEGDRCRTLFSSTLQWSCPDISTIKAVVQLAWASSCGNLQALGSSSGDFEDEVIVPDGQDFSMCKEALEVLTISFILNPSANEALTSDPNWPKFITSIVLKNPLRHVRQVASEQLFLASTYCAGDRRPFVYMVNLLVGALKTLVPQYEATCAEFFSVLCRTLSYGCIYNWPLQISEGLLGDEIKWLQRIRENVHATGDTQVHEELLEGHLCLAKELMFFLAADSKAQLNELIHELIDDFLFTASREFLHLRRHGSLRQDTVPPPVCRSPHTIAAACDLLIALCQLCVPNMKLLTNTLIDFVCTDTDPLREWDYLPPVGARPTKGFCGLKNAGATCYMNSVLQQLYMVPAVRVGILRAHGAATTDGEDFSGDSDLTGGGLGPALFSGPASALVTLSSSSATVEDGSQDVRKNYHVVILKHVQAIFAHLGHSALQFYVPRGLWTHFKLQGEPVNLREQQDAVEFFMSLFESLDEGLKALGQPQLMNATLGGSFSDQKICQECPHRYSKEEPFSVFSVDIRNHSSLTESLEQYVKGELLEGADAYHCDKCDKKVVTVKRLCVKKLPPVLAIQLKRFEYDYERVCAIKFNDYFEFPRILDMEPYTVSGLAKLEGEVVEVGDNCQTNVEMTKYELTGIVVHSGQASGGHYFSYILSKNPANGKCQWYKFDDGEVTECKMHEDEEMKAQCFGGDYMGEIYDNNLKRMQYRRQKRWWNAYMLFYTRCDQTPVQYEPSVEQLSLTESRNMVLPLPKPIERSVRHQNIRFLHSRSTFSVEFFNFIKKLVSCNIPSARSDKITPAAEELSLLGVQLASQFLFHTGFRTKKSLRGPVIEWYDALSHHIRSSALVRKWFANHALLSPPSRLGEYILMAPSPEVRTVFVKLVVFFCHFAINDEPLTGYDGANLCEQVLISVLRLLKSEAADYGKHLPHYFSLFSMYVGLGTREKQQLLRLNVPLQFIQVALDDGPGPAIKYQYPEFSKLHQVVSHLIRCSDVSEKCQSSNQNARPLPNPFKDPTVAHEELTPLSTECMDLLFNRTGYIKKVIEDTNVGDEGLKLLQYCSWENPHFSRAVLTELLWQCGFAYCHDMRHHTDLLLNILLIDDSWQHHRIHNALNGVAEEREGLLETIQRAKTHYQKRAYQIIKCLTQLFHKSPIALQMLHTNPNITRHWSIAVEWLQDELERQRGIGCQYNSYSWSPPAQSNDNTNGYMLERSQSAKNTWTMAFELCPDEVSEKTDENNESDLEANLDENKSEPVAQPGAVHEGSTGGTEQLAENKTPTTSSPSTAAWPVRVDSNAIPRLSRQLFGAYTSTGSGSTSGTTAPTSALTTTAGSGANSETESSAQETTGETTINGLTNSLDQMEITAKKKCRRVIIRKLVESKDEEDATTATTAATTEVTTSPATAVTAANSTPATPAVTATGTGSESGTSELPTMTEKNLI; via the exons ATGACGTTCGACACGCGTAGGCACACCACCGGACAGCCGGGAAGCACAGCGACCAGCtcaagcagcagcaccaccagcacagCAACCACCACAACGAGTCCGGCGCAGAGTGCCGGATCAGGATCGGGAACAGGAACAGTCTCCACCTCGAGTCTGCCAGGAGGAGGGTCAGGTAGCTTGGACGGCAACCAGGAGCAACAGCCGGCGACAGGCAGTCAGAGCTCTGATGACGTAGCCGCTTCCTTGTCAGCGAATACCGTGGATAGCACCATCACAATAGT GCCTCCAGAGAAGCTTATATCCTCGTTTCCCACAACGAAACTGAGATCACTGACCCAAAAGATATCCAATCCACGTTGGGTGGTGCCCGTGCTGCCTGAGCAGGAATTGGAGGTTCTTTTGAATGCAGCCATCGAGCTGACCCAGGCTG GTGTGGATCACGACTGCGAGCCATGTGTGGAGTTTTATCGCAATGGACTGAGCACTTCATTTGCCAAGATCCTAACCGACGAGGCGGTGAATTCGTGGAAGAATAACATCCACCACTGTATCCTTGTGTCTTGCGGCAAGCTTCTGCATCTTATCGCCATCCACATGCAGCGAGACAATCCCTACCTGCTTGACTTGCTGGCTATTGTTTTTGATCCGGAGAACAAGTTCAACACATTCAACGCAGCCCGTCAGCCGGAGTGCTTCGCAGCACCGGATTGCATCTGGGGTCAGTTGGACAGCAACAAGATGTACGCCCGTCCGCCGGCGGAGCCCAAGAATGCGCGCGGCTGGCTTGTGGATCTCATTAACCGCTTCGGACAATTGGGAGGCTTTGACAATCTACTGGAACGGTTTAACAGCGGACTGGAACTGCTGAAGCGCAACCAAAACAAGTGCACTGGCAAGAATGTTGGTGTCGAGGGTAGTGTTGAAAATGGGGCTCAGGATAATCGCCTCACCCTTGCCCTCATTCACAGCCTCTTGCGTCCATTTGGTCAATGCTATGAGCTCCTAACGCCCGCCACTATCGCCAAGTACTTTATGCCCACCTGGAACGTTGTGCTAGACCTTCTGGACAGCTTCACAGACGAAGAGTTGAAGCGAGAAGTGAAACCCGAGGGACGCAATGACTACATCAATGGGATTGTGAAGTCAGCCCGCTTTCTGGCCAGTCGATTGTCTGGCCAGGAGGAGCTGATCCGGGATCTTGAGATGTTTCGCCTGAAGATGATACTGCGTCTGCTGCAAGTGTCCAGTTTCAACGGCAAGATGAACGCCCTCAATGAGATCAACAAGGTGCTCTCCTCGGTGGCATATTACTCCCATCGATCCCAACCCTTGCCCCACTGTATGCCCGAGGACGAAATGGACTGGCTGACGGCGGAGCGCATGGCGCAATGGATAAAGTCGTCAGATGTCTTGGGCATCGTACTCAAGGACTCGCTTCACCAACCGCAGTATGTGGAAAAATTGGAGAAGATTATCCGCTTTCTCATAAAGGAGCAGGCACTAACGTTGGATGATTTGGATGCAGTTTGGAGAGCCCAGGCTGGCAAGCACGAGGCCATCGTGAAGAACGTGCACGATCTACTGGCCAAACTTGCATGGGACTTTACTCCCGAGCAACTGGACCACCTCTTCGAGGCGTTCCAG GCCAGCATGACCACGGCCAATAAGCGGCAACGGGAAAGACTTCTTGAGCTGATACGCCGCTTGGCTGAGGATGATAAGAATGGTGTGATGGCCCAAAAGGTGCTCAAGCTGTTTTGGACGCTGGCCCACAGTCAGGAGGTGCCGCCGGAGGTGCTCGATCAGGCGCTGGGCGCACACGTTAAAATCTTGGACTACAGCTGCTCGCAGGAGCGGGATGCCCAAAAGACCATTTGGTTGGATAAGTGCGTTGGCGAACTCAAGTCAGGTGATGGATGGGTTCTGCCCGCCTTGCGTCTAATCCGGGATATCTGTTGCCTATATGATACCACGCCGAATCATGCCCCGCGCACTCAAACGGGTACGAATCGTCAGCAGGTGATTGAACGACTACAGAATGATTATTCACTGGTCATTCTGGTCACCAATAGTTTGACTGCATACATGGAAAGGGTGCGCCAAATGGTAACCGATTCACCGGGCTTGGAAGCAACGAAAATCCTAATTGACGGAAGATTTCCGCACCACGCGCAAATAGCAGAGCGGCTGGAGTTTCTTAAGTTCCTGCTGAAAGACGGACAGCTATGGCTGTGCGCAGATCAAGCAAAGCAGATTTGGCATTGCCTGGCGGTAAATGCCGTGTTTCCGGCAGATCGTGAGGAGTGCTTTAGATGGTTTGGCAAGTTAATGGGGGAGGAGCCTGACTTGGATCCTGGCATCAACAAAGACTTCTTCGAAAACAACATTCTGCAACTTGATCCGCATCTGCTTACCGAAAGTGGAATCAAGTGCTTTGAGCGCTTCTTCAAGGCGGTCAACTCCAAAGAGGACAAGCTGAAGGCGATACATAGAGGTTACATACTGGACAACGAGGATCTTATAGGCAAGGACTACTTGTGGCGAGTCATCACAACGGGAGGCGAGGAAATCGCCAGCAAGGCCATTGATCTGTTTAAGGAAGTGTCCACGGCATTGGGCCCACGTCTGCAGGAGAATATCGCTGAGTTTCACGAGATGTTCATTGGTGAGTGCTGCTCCCGCCTGCGCACACACTATGGGAACATCGTTATTTTGGGCAAGACGCAGTTGCAGGAGGAGTTGGATGCACCCGATCAGTCGGATAATGCCAACGACGAATCGAAAGACTCAAAAATGCGTTTTATCGAGGCGGAGAAGATGTGCCGAATTTTGAAGGTGCTGCAAGAATATGTGAAGGAGTGCGATCGATCCTTCAGCGGCGATCGTGTTCACCTGCCACTCAGCCGGGTTACACGGGGCAAAAACACCAGCTTGTATATCCGCTTCCAGAACCCCGGCAGACCCATCGACGACATGGAGATCGTCACACACAGCAACGAGACGATGGCCGCTTTTAAGAGAAGTCTACTTAAGCGAATTAAGGGCACATCGACGACCAACATTAAGGTTGATCTCTTCTACACTAATGGCGAGATGATCGAAGTATCCGATGAAATTAACCCACTCTATCAGTACACAATCCGGGATAAGATGATTCTTACAGCAAAACTCACGCCCGTGGGCACGGGTCTAGCCAGCAGCCCCGACTCCTCGAGCGACTCGAGCACAGGATCTCCTCCCCGTCCCTGCCCTGACATGCAGCGCGTGGAGTCAGAGAGCACACTGCCTGGCGTGATCATCTCGCAAAACTACCAGTACACAGAGTTCTTTTTAAAACTGTACCAGCTGGGCAGTGATCTCGAGCACGGTCGCCTTCGAGACAGTGCAAAAGTGTTACTGCACTTGCTCCCCTGCGACCGCCAGACGATGCGCCAGCTGCAGATGATGTGCAAAGTGCCGAAGGCTGCCTTAACGGTGGCTGTGGCTGGTGAGAAGATCGCCAAGGATGAGGAGGAGAAACCAAACCCGACTGAGCAGACGGGGACTGAAACTGAAGAG GAGCACTGCACGCCGGAGCAGATGTTTTTGCACCCCACACCTGCTCAGGTGCTGTACAACCTTAGTGTGCTGCACGGACTGCTGATTCCCGCGCTGGATCCACTAGGAGAAAGTGCCCTACTAGTGCAGTCTGCATGGATGCATTCAGGCTGCGCTCATTTCGTGCTGGAACTGTTGaccaaaaacaattttctgCCCAGCGCCGATATGCACACAAAGCGTGCGTCCTTCCAGTGCGTGTTGAGGTTGGCAAAGCTGTTCCTGTACATAGTTGGCAGTGTATTGTCTCGTGTAGGCGATGAGCCCATGATCTGCGACCTTGACAACGGATCCCGCTCCCAGGTTGATATCCTGAAGCAGAACTTTTCGACGATGCCCAATAGCTCGCAGGGAACATTGCGAGCGATCTCCGCGAAACTGGCAGTGATGCTTGCCCGAGAGATGCTTTCAGCCAGCCAAGAAGGTGATCGGTGCCGAACGCTATTTAGCTCCACACTGCAGTGGTCATGTCCCGACATTTCAACCATTAAGGCGGTGGTGCAATTGGCATGGGCCTCGTCTTGCGGCAATCTTCAGGCTCTAGGCAGCAGTAGCGGCGACTTTGAGGACGAGGTGATCGTGCCGGACGGGCAAGACTTTAGCATGTGCAAGGAGGCGCTAGAGGTTCTCACCATTTCGTTTATTCTGAATCCGAGTGCCAACGAGGCGTTGACCAGCGATCCGAACTGGCCAAAGTTCATCACATCCATTGTTCTGAAGAACCCTCTTCGCCACGTGCGGCAGGTGGCCTCTGAGCAGTTGTTTCTGGCTTCTACCTACTGCGCCGGTGATCGGAGACCGTTCGTCTACATGGTTAACTTGCTGGTTGGCGCTTTAAAGACGCTGGTTCCCCAGTACGAGGCTACTTGCGCTGAGTTCTTTTCGGTGCTGTGTCGGACTCTTTCTTATGGATGCATCTACAACTGGCCGCTGCAGATTAGCGAGGGATTGTTAGGCGATGAGATTAAGTGGCTGCAACGCATTCGGGAAAACGTCCATGCCACGGGCGACACACAAGTGCATGAGGAGCTCCTTGAGGGCCACCTCTGCCTAGCCAAAGAGCTAATGTTTTTCCTTGCCGCCGATTCAAAGGCGCAGCTTAACGAGCTCATCCACGAACTGATCGACGACTTCCTCTTCACGGCCTCTCGCGAATTTCTGCATTTACGGCGTCACGGCAGTCTACGGCAAGACACCGTCCCGCCGCCAGTTTGTCGCAGTCCGCACACAATCGCCGCTGCTTGCGATCTCCTCATTGCCTTGTGCCAGCTCTGTGTTCCTAATATGAAGCTACTCACCAATACACTCATAGACTTCGTCTGCACGG ATACTGATCCGTTGCGTGAATGGGATTACCTGCCGCCGGTGGGCGCCAGGCCAACCAAAGGTTTCTGCGGACTAAAGAACGCCGGTGCCACTTGCTACATGAATTCGGTGTTGCAACAGCTTTACATGGTGCCAGCGGTCCGCGTGGGTATCCTGCGAGCCCATGGCGCTGCAACCACCGATGGCGAGGATTTCAGTGGCGACTCCGATTTGACGGGAGGCGGTCTTGGACCGGCCCTATTTTCGGGTCCCGCTTCTGCCCTAGTCACCCTCTCCTCGTCGTCGGCAACTGTCGAAGACGGATCGCAGGATGTGCGAAAGAACTATCACGTTGTGATCCTAAAGCACGTGCAGGCCATATTCGCCCACCTGGGCCACAGTGCATTGCAGTTTTACGTTCCCCGTGGTCTCTGGACGCATTTCAA aCTTCAGGGAGAGCCCGTGAATCTTCGAGAGCAACAAGATGCCGTGGAGTTCTTCATGTCCTTGTTTGAAAGTCTCGATGAGGGACTCAAAGCGCTTGGCCAGCCACAGCTTATGAATGCCACTCTGGGCGGCTCGTTCAGCGATCAGAAAATCTGCCAAGAGTGTCCCCATCGCTACTCCAAAGAGGAACCATTTAGTGTATTTAGTGTCGATATTAGGAATCATAGCTCATTAACCGAATCTCTGGAGCAGTATGTCAAGGGAGAGCTGCTCGAGGGAGCCGATGCATACCATTGTGATAAATGTGATAAAAAA GTAGTTACCGTTAAGCGACTGTGCGTTAAGAAGCTGCCACCCGTGTTAGCCATTCAACTAAAGCGCTTCGAATACGACTACGAACGCGTCTGTGcgattaaatttaatgattattttgaatttccacGTATCTTGGATATGGAACCATACACAG TGTCTGGCCTAGCTAAGCTAGAGGGCGAGGTGGTGGAAGTGGGTGATAATTGTCAAACAAACGTTGAGATGACAAAGTACGAACTGACCGGCATTGTGGTGCACAGCGGACAGGCCTCCGGCGGTCACTACTTCAGTTACATACTCTCCAA AAACCCAGCGAACGGCAAGTGTCAGTGGTATAAATTTGACGACGGTGAAGTCACCGAGTGCAAAATGCACGAGGATGAGGAAATGAAGGCGCAGTGCTTCGGCGGCGACTACATGGGCGAAATCTACGACAACAATCTTAAGCGCATGCAGTACCGTCGGCAGAAGCGCTGGTGGAATGCCTACATGTTGTTCTACACCCGCTGTGATCAAACTCCCGTGCAGTATGAACCCAGCGTGGAGCAGTTGTCGCTCACAGAAAGTCGAAACATGGTTTTACCCTTGCCAAAGCCCATTGAGCGCAGCGTGCG CCACCAAAACATTCGGTTTCTACACTCTCGAAGCACTTTTTCCGTGGAGTTCTTCAACTTCATCAAAAAGTTGGTCAGCTGCAATATACCCTCTGCACGGAGCGATAAGATC ACTCCTGCTGCTGAGGAGCTTTCACTGCTGGGCGTGCAATTAGCATCGCAGTTTCTTTTCCACACCGGCTTCCGCACGAAAAAGTCTCTGCGTGGCCCCGTCATTGAATG GTATGACGCGCTCTCACACCACATACGTTCCTCGGCACTAGTTCGCAAGTGGTTCGCCAATCATGCGCTCCTCTCGCCGCCATCGCGCTTGGGCGAGTACATTCTGATGGCTCCGTCTCCGGAGGTGCGTACCGTCTTTGTCAAGTTGGTGGTTTTCTTCTGCCATTTCGCCATCAACGATGAGCCTCTGACTGGCTACGACGGAGCTAATCTTTGCGAGCAGGTTCTCATCAGCGTGCTGCGCCTCTTGAAATCTGAGGCAGCCGACTATGGCAAACACCTGCCCCATTATTTTAGCCTTTTCAGTATGTACGTGGGACTAGGAACACGGGAAAAGCAGCAACTGCTTAGG CTCAATGTGCCACTGCAGTTTATTCAGGTGGCGTTGGACGATGGCCCCGGTCCGGCAATAAAATACCAGTACCCGGAGTTCAGCAAGCTACACCAAGTGGTTTCGCACCTAATACGGTGCAGCGATGTAAGCGAAAAATGCCAGAGCTCCAACCAGAACGCCCGTCCACTGCCGAATCCGTTCAAAGATCCGACTGTAGCGCACGAGGAGCTGACGCCCCTGTCTACGGAGTGCATGGACTTGCTTTTTAACCGCACTGG CTACATCAAGAAGGTGATCGAAGACACAAACGTGGGTGACGAGGGTCTGAAGCTGTTGCAATACTGCAGCTGGGAGAATCCACATTTCTCACGCGCAGTACTAACTGAATTGTTGTGGCAGTGTGGTTTTGCTTATTGCCACGACATGCGGCACCACACTGACCTGCTCCTGAACATCCTGCTGATCGACGACTCATGGCAGCACCATCGCATACACAATGCTCTCAACGGAGTGGCTGAGGAGCGCGAGGGTCTGCTAGAGACGATACAGCGGGCGAAGACGCACTACCAGAAGAGGGCGTACCAAATAATCAAGTGCCTGACGCAGCTGTTCCACAAGTCGCCCATTGCGCTGCAGATGCTCCACACAAACCCGAACATAACCCGGCACTGGAGCATTGCAGTGGAGTGGCTGCAAGACGAACTGGAACGGCAGCGGGGCATCGGTTGCCAGTACAATTCATACTCGTGGTCGCCTCCGGCGCAGAGCAACGACAACACCAATGGCTACATGCTGGAGCGATCGCAGTCTGCCAAGAACACGTGGACCATGGCTTTTGAGCTTTGTCCAGATGAGGTCAGCGAAAAAACG GATGAAAACAATGAGTCGGATTTGGAGGCGAACCTGGATGAAAACAAATCTGAACCGGTGGCTCAGCCGGGAGCCGTGCATGAGGGATCTACCGGCGGCACGGAGCAGTTGGCCGAAAACAAGACGCCTACCACAAGCAGTCCGTCTACCGCCGCCTGGCCAGTGCGCGTGGACAGCAACGCCATTCCACGGCTTTCGCGTCAGCTCTTTGGGGCTTACACGTCAACTGGCAGTGGCTCTACTAGTGGAACTACCGCGCCCACTTCCGCCTTGACGACAACGGCGGGTAGTGGGGCTAACAGCGAAACAGAAAGCAGCGCCCAGGAGACAACCGGCGAGACGACCATTAACGGTCTGACAAACAGCCTGGACCAAATGGAGATAACGGCCAAAAAG AAGTGCCGCAGGGTGATAATAAGAAAGCTAGTGGAAAGTAAGGACGAAGAAGACGCTACTACTGCTACCACGGCGGCCACCACAGAGGTCACAACATCGCCAGCGACTGCCGTAACGGCAGCAAATTCAACACCTGCCACACCAGCAGTTACAGCAACGGGAACAGGATCGGAATCCGGAACGAGTGAGCTCCCGACGATGACAGAGAAAAACTTAATATAA